CGATACCCGCTGCCAGAAGTGTCGTGAGCCATCGTGTCGATAAGAACGATCTCAAAGGTGCCGAGTGACATTAGGTTGGCACGAGACTGTTCTAACTTTTGTCTACTATACCACTCTCCGACTTCGAAGTCCAACTGACGCATCCTAGTGGATTCGTTCACTGATGGAAACCCTGCTGCGTTTTCCAGGAACATGATACTGTCGATACGTACGCGCCTACCTGGTTCGATCACTACAACAACCGTATCGTGTTGACCGTCCTCAGAGATGCCAACAAGAGGGGGTTGGTAGATCGCACGGTAGTATCCGTTGTTATACAGGACATTCACGACCGAACGAATGCTGCGTTCGATACCCGACTCCGTAAAGGCATCATTCGATCGGAATGTTTGCGCATCCATGGCAAGAGCACGAACAGTTGAATCAATTCCTTCCAATCCCGATATGACAAGGGTGTCAACCTTAGCGCGCTGCCCCTCGTTGATATTGAACGTAAGGGTGTTCTTTTTTGAGGACCGATCGTATTGAAACGAAAACCCAACTGTGGCTTTGTGGTATCCATTCTGATCGAGATAGGTAAGAATGGCGATGCTATCATCGTGGGCAGCGGCAGGATCGTAGTACCGAAGTTCATTTGCTAATTCGTTTCGGATCTTCCCAAGCCGATCCAAAACAACAAGTGGGGTAGCCGGATTCCTTCGGAAATTCTCTTCGTAGTAAAGCGTAAGCTGACGAGTTATCGATAGTTCGCTCGGCAGAGATGATATAACACCGATAAGCTGTTCAGGTGTGGTTTCAACACAACCAACAAACACCACGGCCTGCAACTCCTCGAGTTCCAAGGCGCGAGATCGTTCACCCGACCGCACAACACTATCTGTGTAGTCAGACTGTGCAACAAGGTACGGGGCTCCTGTTGCGCACATAACGAGCACAAAGGCAAGGCGTAGAATGAGGGCTTCAGTACCGGTGCGGATCATCACAGTTTGCAAAATACCGCCATGTATGCCCATGAAACGAACAACGCCCTATCAACATCGGTCGATAGGGCGTAAAAGATCGTTACCATGAAGACGATCTACGATTCGTACGTATCGTCGTCTTCACTGAAGAACATATCATCGGAGGCAGCCTCATATTCAGGCCAAAGGTCCTCGATACCTTCATAGGTGATCTCATCAGAGTCATCGAGTTCACCAAGGTTATCGAGTACTTGCAACGGAGCTCCGCTGCGATTGGCATAGTCAATGAGTTCCTCCTTGGTGGCCGGCCAAGGGGCGTCCTCGAGATACGAGGCAAGTTCGGGCGTCCAAAACATGGGAGGATCCTTGTGAGTGGTTTTCCGGAATTCGTAAGCGGCGCGAATATACACGCGTGAGGCAGTAGACGCAATAACGAATCGTTTTCGGTACAATTGTTACAGCGCGGAGGCGGTCCTTTGGAGGATGAACTCCGCAACGTCCAGATCATAAGAAGTGGTTACCTTAAAATTGGTTTCCTCTCCTGGAACGGTGAACACCGGATATCCGATGCGTTCCACGAGCGAAGCGCAATCTGTGGCCACTAAAGGGCTGCTTTGGGCCGAAGCATAGGCAGCACGGAGGACTACAGCATCAAAGGCCTGTGGGGTCTGGACGCGAAACAGGGCAGACCGATCCACCGTACCGCACACCTGACCAGTCGCATCTACCTGCTTCACGGTATCGGCTATGGGAACAACAGGTACCACTGCTGGGCGCTCCTGAGCCCCCTGAGCCATTCTTTCCCACAACCCGTTGCTTGTTAGGGGGCGAACCGCATCGTGGACGAGAATGACCCCTGCCGTGGCCAACGCCGGGTGAGCCAGGGCGGCAGCTACAGAGTGTTGACGTTCCGAGGAACCAATAACGATATGCAGTCGAGGGTCAGAAAGCCCCAAACGGCTAAACATCTCCGCAACGTAGGCTTCATCTTCAGAATGAATGGCCACCACTACGGCTAGGAGATCGTGCAGCATCAATGCGGTTCTGATGGACCGGACGAGGAGTGGAACGCCCGAAAGTTCAAGGAACTGCTTCGGTATGGCACCCCCAAACCGTGTTCCACGTCCGGCGGCCGGAATGATCACCCCCCGAGATGTACGTCCGTTTATCATGCTTCAAAGATAGATGTAAGAGGGGGCTTGGCAGAAACAGAAACGGGGTACCCTGTTTCCAGGGCACCCCGTTGAAGGGTCGAAATACGAGAGTTCTTTACTTGACGATCATGATCGGCAGAGCGATCACCGTATCGCTGTAGCGAATGACCATTGTGTAGGAACCCGAGGAGACGGAAGCACCAGAAGCATCGCGTCCATTCCAGCGAACCGAACCACCAGCATCAACACCTTCATTGGAGAAGGCAGCTACGGTGCGACCCGTAGAGCTGACCACAGAGATCTCCATGGCTGGTGTTGGCTTTGCGAAGCGGACCTCTACACGATCTGTCATCGGATTAGGCCAAGCTGTAACGCCGGCTTCTGTTGCATCCACAACACCGCCTGGAGTTTCGCCCGAGCCGCTAACAGACATTGACGAGTTACCACCATTCGATGAGCGCAGATTCAGTGTAGCTGTCTTTGCGCCCGGTGAGCCTGGTGTGAACTTCACACAAAGATCAGCAGACTGGCCAGCAGCAATCGCAAGTGGAAGGGTGGTAGTTACCGCGAACTGTCCAGCATTCGCACCAGTAAAGGTTGCCTGTTCGATCGTAATGTTCACGGCCGACGTGTTCGTCACAGCGATACAGCGATCAAGTGATGCGTCTGTAAGAACCGTGCCGAAGTCTTCAGTTGCCGCGTGATCATAACGAAGGACATACGCAGCAGCGAGAGCCACTGTAGCTGTTGGATTAGATGGTGAGTTCGAGGCAATGCTCAGCGAACCGGTGAGTGCACCCTTGGCTGTTGGTGCAGCTTTAAGAGTAACATCTGCCGTCTGGCCAGGTGCCAGCGTTAGTGGCAGGGCTGGCGCATTCGAGATCGTGAAGTCGCTCGGCATGATGGTCATACCAGAGACAAGCAGCGGAGCTGTGCCAACGTTCTTGATAAGACCGCTCACGAGAAGAGTTTTGTCATAGCCCACAGGGATCTCACCGAAGTCTATGCTCTGCGTCGAAAGCTCAAGTGCGGGCGTAGGAACAACCTGGTCGTTTACAACAACATTGCTGTAGGCCGAAGAGGCGCCGCCACACGGGTTCGTAACCACCGCGTTGTAGTATCCGGCGTCACCCTTGCCAACCTTTTCGATCACATAGGTAGCACTTGTAGCACCTTGGATCGGTTGGTCGTTTTTCTTCCACTGGATCGAACGAACATCAGTGGCGTTAACTGTCAGCTCGAGCTTATCGCCAACCGTGAGTGTCTTTGCCGTTGGTTGTGCGATAAAGGTTGGCTTTGCGATAGCTGTAACCTTGGCAACGTTTGAGGTTACGTTGAGTCCGCAAACTGCTGTAACGCGAACACTGTAGTCACCAGTTGTTGCCGGTGTCACACTTGTAAGCAGGAGTTCACTTACATCAGAGTTAGGAATGGCAACACCATTCTTGAACCACTGATAGGAGATACCACTTCCTTGAGCAACAACCTGAAGTGAAAGACGGGAGCCAACGCAGACATCCGTTGAAGTTGGGTGTGTTGTGATCGTTGGTGCCGGGAAGCCCGTGAGTTTTACCTGACGCGACTGAACAGTAAGCTGGCAGTTGTTCGGATTAGGGATGTTCGACTTAACAGCGCAGTAGTACTGGCCGTTGTTATTGTACGAGTACTTTGCGATGGTATACGTTGGGTTGATGGCATCGGGAATGATCGCGCCATCCTTGTACCATTGATACTCCAGATTCAAACCAGTCGCAACAACAGCAATAGTTGCAGGCGTGCCAGGGCAAACATCTTGATTGTTTGGCTGGGATGTGAAACGTGGGCGCATTGCAGCGGTTAGCTGACTCGACGTGCTCGTTACTGAGGGAGAGCAATACCCAGACACAACACAGTCATATGTGCCGTCCTTTGTATTGTCCATGTTGTTGAGGATGTAATCAGCGCTTGTAGCACCCGAGATGTTTGATCCATTCACGCGCCACTGATACGTTACGTCAGTTCCCGTTGCACGAACACGCAGAGTATCATTTGCATTCTCGCAAATGACCTTACTCGATATTGGTTGCGTAACGATCTTCGGAGATTCTGCAACGGTGAGAACTGCTGCTGTACTCTGCTTAAAGGCAATTGCAGGATTACAGTTATCAGCAACGATCACATCGTAGCTACCAGCGTCTGCAAGAGTAACTGCAGGGATCGTGTAAGTGTTCGATGTATTCTTAACGAGTGTAACGCCATTCTTACGCCATTCAAATGTACCGTTTGTCATGTTCGTCGTTACACTGAACGTGACCGGTGAACCAACACAGATCTTTTGGCTTAATGGGTTGGCCGAGATCGTTGGTACAAGACATGGCGGAACCACCGTGAAGGTAGATAAGATCTGGCGTGTGTCACAGGTAGCTGTTGGACCCGGGCACGCCATCGTCTTTGCGCATGTTACACCCGTACCGATTGCGGGGAGTGTAGCAGCGTTTACGAGAAGGATGCCACTTAACTGATACTTGATAGTGACGCTGCACCCATTCCAGCCATCACCATACGAGTCCCAACCGCGCAATTGATACGTGCCTGCAGGAACGCTTAGAGTAACGTTGTTCTGCATTGTTCCAGCGAATGGCTCACAATTGTACACAACATTGGTGCCGGTGTTAACGATCTGCCAGCCAACTTCCGCAACAAAAGATCCTGTTACAGTGGTGAGAGTGAGATTGATCTGCGAACTAGCACTATTAGATGCTAACGCGATCAGAATTGCCAAAAGAGAGACAAACAATCTCCCGGAGTAGAAACGTGTCATACCGAGTTACCTCGTAAGTGTGAATTCTGAATATGTTGTCGAGTGAAATGCCGACGATTCGACAACACCCTTAGATCATTCAGCAGAAGATTCCACTGACCCCCTCTAAAAGCGCAAACCGCTGACACTATTGCCTGTCTCAAGTTATAGTGAATATGAATTCATAACAATCGGTAATCTGTGCGGGCGGCAAAAAAGCACAAAAAAAGGCGCCCCCTATGTAGGGGGCGCCTTTGAGTCTAAATCTCAGACTACGTAATAACTACGTAATTACTACCTGATCACCGTGATCGGTAGGGAAACAGCCGAACCGCCGTAGCGGATGACCATTGTGTAGGAACCTGAAGCAACTGCTGCACCGGATGCGTCGCGTCCGTTCCAGCGGATCGTGCCACCGGCATCAACACCGTCGTGCGAGAACGAGGCAACTGTACGGCCTGTTGAGCTAACAACAGAAACCTCCATAGCCGGGGTGTTCTTTGCAAAACGAACTTCTACGCGGTCGGTCATCGGGTTTGGCCATGCTGTAATACCAGCCTCGGCTGCGTCCACAACGCCACCCGGTGTTTCGCCAACTCCCGAAAGCGAGAGGGACGAGTTACCACCATTGGAGGAGCGGATAGTCAGAGACGCTGTTTTGGAGCCTGCAGAACCCGGGGCAAATGTCACACAGATATCAGCGGACTGCCCGGCAGCGATCGTAAGCGGAAGAGTTGTAGTCACGGTGAACTGTCCTGCATTCGCGCCGGTAACAGTTACCTGTTCGATCGTGATGTCCATTGTTGAGGTATTCGTTACCACAATGCAGCGATCACGAGTTGTGTCCGTCAGCACCGTGTCGAAGTCCTCAGTGGCAGCGTGATCGTAACGAAGCACGTATGCCGCCGAAAGTGCGAGGGATGCAGATGGGTTCGATGGCGAATTCGACGCAATGTTCATCGTACCGGTGAGTGCACCCTTTGTTGTAGGTGATGCCTTAAGAGTAACATCTGCTGATGTACCCGGGGCAAGCGTCAACGGGAGCGTCGGACCGTTTGTGATCGTGAACTCGCTTGGCGTAATGGTAAGACCAGAGACGAGCAATGGTGCTGTACCAACGTTCTTGATCAGACCGTTGAGCTGGAGTGTCTTGTCATAGCCAACTGGGATCTCGCCGAAGTCAACACTTGGGGTGGACAGTTCGAGGATCGGCTCTGGGATTGCCGGGTCAACTACCGAAACGTTCGCGTAGGCAGAAGAAACACCGCCACAATCGTTACGGACAAGGGCATTGTAATAGCCAGCGTCTCCACGACCAACCTTTTCAACAACATATGTTGTCGAGGTTGCACCACTGATCGGCTTATCATTCTTCGTCCATTGGATGGAACGAACGTCTGTTCCTGCTACGGTAAGCTCGAGTCGATCACCAACTGTAAGTGCAGCACCCTTTGGTTCAACAGTGAGCTTCGGCTTGGCAAGCACAGTGATCCTAGCTGAACCGGTTGTTGCACTAAGACCACAAACACCGGTTGCTGTTGCATAATAATCACCGGCTGTAGCAGCTGTTACTGGCGAGATCGTGAGTGAGTTCGAACCAGCATTCGGAATAACAGCGCCATTCTTAAACCACTGATACGTGAGACCCGAACCTTGGAATTCTGAAAGCAATGTTACTGCAGAACCAACACAAGCATCCGTTGTGTCAGGGCTATCCTTCACCACAGGGGCGCGGAAGCCTGATACACGAACAGTGGCTGTCTGGACAGAAACTTGGCAGTTGTTTGGGTTTGGAACGTTAGAGGTAACGAGGCAATAGTATTGCCCATTCGAAGCGTAGTCGTAGCTAGGGAAGTTCAACGTAGCACCAAAGCCGTTTGGAACCGGCTGGCCATCCTTGATCCACTGATACACAACGTTCGTTCCCACAGCAGTAACCGAGATAGAGCCGGCAGTACCAGGACAGATATCTAGGTCTGTAGGTTCTACGGTAACACGAGGACGACCAACAACAGTAATCACACAGGCAGTACTGACAGCCGGCGGCGTGCACGTTCCGGTTACAGTGCAGGTATACGAACCATCTGCAGTAGCAGTTGTTGCATACGTGATCACGTAATTCGAATCAACAGCACCAGCGATCGCAACTCCATTGCGACGCCACTGGAATGTACGACCAGCGCCTGTAGCGCGGATACGAAGTGTGTCGTTTGCATTTTCACAAATACCGCGTGTTGCTGGCATCTGCTGTGTGATCGCAGGAGGAAGAATTGCTTGCAATTCCCAGGAAGCGGAAACTGTGTTCGCAAATGCAGGATCACAATCGTCGCGAACGATCACGTCATAGAGTCCTGCGCTTGAAAGTTGAACCGAAGGGATCGTATATGAATTCGACTTTGAAGTAGTAAGCGTAACGCCGTCCTTGCGCCATTCGTACGTGCCCGTTTCAACATCTGAGATAAC
This region of Ignavibacteria bacterium genomic DNA includes:
- a CDS encoding DUF2795 domain-containing protein → MFWTPELASYLEDAPWPATKEELIDYANRSGAPLQVLDNLGELDDSDEITYEGIEDLWPEYEAASDDMFFSEDDDTYES
- the ispD gene encoding 2-C-methyl-D-erythritol 4-phosphate cytidylyltransferase, yielding MINGRTSRGVIIPAAGRGTRFGGAIPKQFLELSGVPLLVRSIRTALMLHDLLAVVVAIHSEDEAYVAEMFSRLGLSDPRLHIVIGSSERQHSVAAALAHPALATAGVILVHDAVRPLTSNGLWERMAQGAQERPAVVPVVPIADTVKQVDATGQVCGTVDRSALFRVQTPQAFDAVVLRAAYASAQSSPLVATDCASLVERIGYPVFTVPGEETNFKVTTSYDLDVAEFILQRTASAL
- a CDS encoding choice-of-anchor D domain-containing protein, yielding MTRFYSGRLFVSLLAILIALASNSASSQINLTLTTVTGSFVAEVGWQIVNTGTNVVYNCEPFAGTMQNNVTLSVPAGTYQLRGWDSYGDGWNGCSVTIKYQLSGILLVNAATLPAIGTGVTCAKTMACPGPTATCDTRQILSTFTVVPPCLVPTISANPLSQKICVGSPVTFSVTTNMTNGTFEWRKNGVTLVKNTSNTYTIPAVTLADAGSYDVIVADNCNPAIAFKQSTAAVLTVAESPKIVTQPISSKVICENANDTLRVRATGTDVTYQWRVNGSNISGATSADYILNNMDNTKDGTYDCVVSGYCSPSVTSTSSQLTAAMRPRFTSQPNNQDVCPGTPATIAVVATGLNLEYQWYKDGAIIPDAINPTYTIAKYSYNNNGQYYCAVKSNIPNPNNCQLTVQSRQVKLTGFPAPTITTHPTSTDVCVGSRLSLQVVAQGSGISYQWFKNGVAIPNSDVSELLLTSVTPATTGDYSVRVTAVCGLNVTSNVAKVTAIAKPTFIAQPTAKTLTVGDKLELTVNATDVRSIQWKKNDQPIQGATSATYVIEKVGKGDAGYYNAVVTNPCGGASSAYSNVVVNDQVVPTPALELSTQSIDFGEIPVGYDKTLLVSGLIKNVGTAPLLVSGMTIMPSDFTISNAPALPLTLAPGQTADVTLKAAPTAKGALTGSLSIASNSPSNPTATVALAAAYVLRYDHAATEDFGTVLTDASLDRCIAVTNTSAVNITIEQATFTGANAGQFAVTTTLPLAIAAGQSADLCVKFTPGSPGAKTATLNLRSSNGGNSSMSVSGSGETPGGVVDATEAGVTAWPNPMTDRVEVRFAKPTPAMEISVVSSTGRTVAAFSNEGVDAGGSVRWNGRDASGASVSSGSYTMVIRYSDTVIALPIMIVK
- a CDS encoding choice-of-anchor D domain-containing protein, with translation MTQFLPQWVDNAKSWAITLMALVALLVVAPDASSQCYYGWGYDNVTSPSAGEQYTRNTTMTINWYGTYYTIGNYGGKYMIEYSSDGQYTWNLIATNIDGYAQSYNWLIPATVTPGSDWYIRVSEVPGPSWSCGFSNPGVSGPFTVLKGCFPPTIFSTPSSRAVCVGQSTTFTVISDVETGTYEWRKDGVTLTTSKSNSYTIPSVQLSSAGLYDVIVRDDCDPAFANTVSASWELQAILPPAITQQMPATRGICENANDTLRIRATGAGRTFQWRRNGVAIAGAVDSNYVITYATTATADGSYTCTVTGTCTPPAVSTACVITVVGRPRVTVEPTDLDICPGTAGSISVTAVGTNVVYQWIKDGQPVPNGFGATLNFPSYDYASNGQYYCLVTSNVPNPNNCQVSVQTATVRVSGFRAPVVKDSPDTTDACVGSAVTLLSEFQGSGLTYQWFKNGAVIPNAGSNSLTISPVTAATAGDYYATATGVCGLSATTGSARITVLAKPKLTVEPKGAALTVGDRLELTVAGTDVRSIQWTKNDKPISGATSTTYVVEKVGRGDAGYYNALVRNDCGGVSSAYANVSVVDPAIPEPILELSTPSVDFGEIPVGYDKTLQLNGLIKNVGTAPLLVSGLTITPSEFTITNGPTLPLTLAPGTSADVTLKASPTTKGALTGTMNIASNSPSNPSASLALSAAYVLRYDHAATEDFDTVLTDTTRDRCIVVTNTSTMDITIEQVTVTGANAGQFTVTTTLPLTIAAGQSADICVTFAPGSAGSKTASLTIRSSNGGNSSLSLSGVGETPGGVVDAAEAGITAWPNPMTDRVEVRFAKNTPAMEVSVVSSTGRTVASFSHDGVDAGGTIRWNGRDASGAAVASGSYTMVIRYGGSAVSLPITVIR